The stretch of DNA GCGCGACCGGGCGTGCGGTCGGCGGCAGGCGTCGCTGGTATTAGAACGCAAAACCGGCCGGCTCGTGTCACCCGTCCCGTGACAGAATGCGAGTCGGTCGGTTTACAAACCCGAAGTTCGGGAATCCCCGTGGCATGACGGCCATTCATCGCGAACCCAGACCTCCCGTGTGCGGCGGGCAGCCGATGAGAACGGCCGCCGTCGGCACCGCGAGACGATTACGGATTTCGATGGTTTCCGCCAACGCCAGTCCCCTCGACGTGCCGGACGGCGCCGACGTCGGGGAGCAGAGCATTCATCTCGCCGAACTGTCGGCGGCCCTCACGAGGGAGGGCCACGACGTCACGGTCTACACGCGGGCCGAGAGTGTGGACGCCCCCGAGCGGGTCACGACCGCGGGCGGGTACACCGTCGTGCACGTACCGGTCGGCCCCGCCCGGCCCGTGCCGGAGGCCGAGATCCTGCCGCTGATGGGGACATTCGGCAGCTTCCTGAAGGCCGAGTGGGAGGCCGAGCGGCCCGACATCGTCCACGCCCACTACTGGATGTCCGGGATCGCGACGCAACTCGCGGCCCGCACGCTCGGAATTCCGGTGGTCCAGACGTTCCATGCGCTGGGGGTGGTCGAGCAGCGGTTCGAGCGCGCGGACACGTCGAGCACCCACAACCGGATTCACCTGGAGCAGTTGATCGCCCGCGGCGCCACCCGCGTGGTGGCGACGTGCACGGACGAGGTCTTCGAACTCTCCCACCTCGGCCTGCCCCGTTCGCGCACGTCCGTCGTTCCGTCCGGTGTCGACGTCACGGAGTTCACCCCCGACGGCCGCGCCGACGAGAAGGGCAAACGCCACCGCCTCGTGATGGTCGGCAGGCTGGCGCCGAGCAAGGGCTTCGACACCGCCATCGAGGCGCTCACCCACTTCCCCGACACCGAGCTCGTCATCGCGGGCGGACCGGCCGCCGACGACGTCGCCGACGACCCCGAGGCGTCCAGACTTCTGACGCTCGCCCGGGAGTCGAAGGTGCGCAATCGGGTACGGATAGTCGGGCGGGTGCCGCGAAACGCCATGCCCCCGCTGCTGCGTTCGGCGGACGCCGTCGTGTGCACCCCGTGGTACGAGCCGTTCGGCATGGTGCCGCTCGAGGCGATGGCCTGCGGCACCCCGGTGGTCGCGTCCGCCGTCGGCGGCATGCGTGACACGGTGGTCGACGGCATCACCGGACGCCTGATCTCCCCCCGCAATCCGGTCCGCCTGGCGGAGGCCCTGCGACAGATCTTCGACGACGACGCCCTGCGCACGGGTTACGGCATGGCGGGCTGCGATCGCGCCCGCGCCCGCTACTCGTGGGACCGGGTCGCCACCGACACCCTGCGCGCCTACGGCCGCTGCGTGTCGGCCCCTCCGCGCACGAGTCGAACCGGCGCCCACTGAACTCGGGCGCCGGTTCGGCCGGTTACGCCGTTCGGCCGTGCCAGGCCCCGAGTGCGCTGTCCACGGACGCGAAGCAGGGGTAGCTCGACTCCTGGCCCGCCGCCCTGAGCAGCCGGTACACCGGACGACCGCAGATCATCGCCCACGTCCGCCCGTCCCGCACGTTCGTCGCGTGCACGGTGTCGAGCACCGACAGACCCGCGATCCCGATGAAGTCCACCTTCGACATGTCGAGGATGAACTGCCCCTCGGGCGAGATCCGCGTGCACACGTAATCACGGAACCCCGGTGCACTGAACAGGTCGATCTCGCCTCGCACCCCTACCAACATCACCCCGGAACCCAGTCGCTCGGAAGTGAATTCCGCGCTCGCACAGCGTGTCGGAGCGGAACCGACGGCCGCGAGCGTTACCCTCGGCTTGTACGTGGTACCGAACTCCGTGCCCGAACACGCCATTTCAGGTTCTGGGACCCCTTGACCAACAGACATGGCTCACCCCATCTCGAACATTGAGAGGGGAAGCGGAGCACTTGCAGACAGACCCGACCTCGGACACATGACACTGTCTGCTACGGCAGCGCTTCCCGACATCGGCTGTGTGTTCAACCTCGGTTCGAGACTACTCCCGCCTGTGATGTGTCACAAGGAAATAACAGATACTCGGGCTCTCATTTGCCCTGGTGAGCGATTACAAACCGTTATGCACGGTTGTGCGGGCAGAAACCGCCGCCACGACACGTTCTGCGACCACCCGAAGTTTGACGTTCTCGCGCTGCGAACGGGTGACGAGAACGTCGAATGCGGTCTCGGCGTCGAGACCCCGCAACGCCATCACGATTCCCTTCGCCTGGTCGATGACGGAACGGGAACGGAGTGCGATCCGCAGTTGCTCGATCAGATTTCTCGCCTCGCCGTACCGTCGCGCGTTGCGCACCGCGACCGATGCCGCCTCGACATGCAACTCGAGCACCGACTCGTCCATCCGGTGGAAGGCGTGCGGCAACAGTCCGTACAGATTCAATGCGGCCGACTGCTCCGCGCCGGGCAGGGGCACGGACAGATAGCTGTGGACGCCGGCCGGCTCGGAACTCGCCGCGTACGCCGGCCATCTCTCGTACGCGGTGGCGCGGTCGGCACGCACGGGTACGTGGGAGCGCACCGCGTCGAGCGCGGGGCCCTCACCGAAGCGGTACTGCAACTCCTCGAGTGCCACGACGTCATCCGACGTCGCCGCCGCCGTGACCGGACCGGTCGGCAGGAAGACCGTGACCCCCGCCATCGCCGCACCCGGGAACGTCGACACGATCCGACGGCACACCGTGTCCAGCACGACCTCGAACTCGTCCTCGGGCTCCAGCAATTCGAGCACGGAGTCGAGAGAGACGGTGACCGCGTCGGCGTCGACGTCACTCGTCAACGTGTGCAGGTGAATCTCGTCAGGCATCCCACTCACTCGTCTCCCGTGACCGCCATGACCCTGCCGAGGGCCTCAGGAACGCTGATCGTGCCGCCCACACTACCCGCGCAAACGTACTGATCGGACTGGTTTGATCGGTCCTGTTCTGCGGTATTCCACCTGCGGTGTCGCCGGATCGCTACCCTGACTTCTCAGCAGCGCGAGCCGACCCACCACTCGCAGACAGCACGGTACGCCCGACCCGGAGGTCTCATGGCCATCGCCAAGACAATCGAACCCGACCAGGATCACACACATCCCGTCGTCGAACTGCGCGTGCGAGCAACGCCCGATCAGCTCTCCGTACTGCGCGCCCTGGCAGCCACCGTTGCCATCCACGAAGATTTCGACCTCGACTCCATCGCCGACATCAAACTGGCCATGGACGAGATCTGTACCCAGCTGATCGTCCGCGCGACACCGGATGCACTTCTGGTGTGCCGGCTGCAATTTCTCGACGGCACCCTGCGAGTCGACGTGTCGAGCACGACCACCTCGGTCGATTCCCTCGGCGAGCGTTCGTTCGCCTGGCACGTCCTCAACGCCCTCACCGATTCGGTCGACCTGAGACAGGAACCCGACCCCGCCACCGCGGGCTTCGTCACCACCATGGAATTCACCAAGGTGAAGAACGGCCTGAGTCTGTGACGTCCCATACTCACAGTGGGGGGCACACGGCCCGGTGGCCGGACGAGTATCAGGACGTCACAGCACTGTTTCGACAGATGGCAGCCCTCGACGAGGACGACCCCCGGCGCAGCAGACTGCGCGACGCCGTCGTGACCCGCTGCCTGCCGTTGGCCGAGCACATCGCACGCCGCTTCGACGGCCGCGGCGAGGCGCACGACGACCTGGTGCAGGTTGCGCGCCTCGGCCTGGTCAACTCCGTGGACCGGTTCGACGTGGAGCGGGGATCGGACTTCGTGTCGTTCGCCGTTCCCACCATCATGGGCGAGGTCCGGCGGCATTTCCGCGACACCGGGTGGGCCGTCCGGGTGCCCCGCCGGATGAAGGAACTGCACCTCGCGCTGAGCCAGGCCGTCGCCGAACTGTCGCAGAGCCTCGGCCACGCCCCCACCGTCAGCGAACTCGCCGAGCACCTGGACCTGGAACAGGAAGAGGTGGCGCAGGGACTCCTCGCCGGCAACGCCTACCAGACCGTCTCCGTCGACAACACGTCCTCGGACCGGGCGGGCGAGCTGTCCATGGTGGAGACGCTCGGCGACTACGACGCCGCGATGGACGACGTCGAGAACCACGAGACCCTGCGTCCCCTGCTCCAGTCGCTGCCCGAACGGGAACGGACCGTCCTCATGCTGCGGTTCTTCGGCAACATGACGCAGACCCAGATCGCCGACCGGGTCGGCATCTCGCAGATGCACGTGTCCCGACTGCTCGCGAAGACCCTGGCGTCGCTGCGAGATCAGCTCGGTGACGCGTAGGTCAGATCGTTGCCGTGTCGATCACGAATCGGTACCGCACGTCGCTGCCGACCACACGGTCGTAGGCGCCGTCGATCTGATCCGCCGAGATCACCTCGATCTCGGCCCCGATTCCGTGTTCGGCACAGAAGTCCAGCATCTCCTGCGTCTGAGCGATCCCGCCCACCATCGAACCGGCCAGGCTACGACGGTTCGCCGCGAGGCTGAACGCGCGCACCTCGATCGGCTTCTCCGGTAGTCCCAATTCGACGAGGGTGCCGTTGATCGCGAGCATCGACAGGTACGCGTCGATGTCGAGATTCACCGAGACCGTGTTGACGATCAGGTCGAAGTGTCCGCGCAACCGCGTGAACGTGTCCGGATCGGAGGTGGCGTAGTAGTGGTCGGCGCCGAATCTCAGGCCGTCGTCCTTCTTGCCGAGGGACTGGCTGAGCACGGTGACGTCGGCGCCCATCGCATGCGCGATCTTCACGCCGACGTGTCCGAGACCGCCCATCCCGATGACGGCGACCTTCTTGCCCGGTCCGGCGCCCCAGTGGGCGAGCGGTGAGTACAACGTGATGCCCGCGCAGAGCAGGGGCGCCGCGACGTCCAGCTCGAGGCCGTCCGGGATGGACAGGACGAATCGTTCCGTCACGACGATGTGCGTCGAGTAGCCGCCCTGCGTCCGCTCGCCGTCGCGTCCCTTGGCGTTGTAGGTCCCGGTCACTCGGTTGAAGCAGTACTGCTCCTCGTCGGTCCGGCAGGCGTCGCATTCGCCGCAGGAGTCGACGAAGCAGCCGACCCCGACGCGGTCGCCGACCCGGTGCTTCGTGACGTCGGAGCCGACCGCGCTCACCACGCCCGCGATCTCGTGCCCGGGTACGACCGGGTAGTGGGTGCTGCCCCATTCGTTGCGGGCGGTGTGAATGTCGGAGTGGCAGATCCCGGCGAACTTGATCTCGATCAGCACGTCGAGCGGTCCGAGTTCGCGGCGCTGCACGGTGGTCTTCTCGAAACGGCTGTCGGCGGACGTGACGGCGTATGCGGCTGCGGTAACCATGCGTACATGCCTACCTGTTGGCGCGACCGAACGCACGCTCGGGGCCACCGATGCCGCGGTGACCCCGGACACGCCAGAGGAATTCAGTCCTCGGATTCTTCCTTCTCGGACCGCCGGCGCAGACGCTTCGCGGCCGCCACCAGGTTGCGCAGCGAAGGCTCGAGCTGCCAGTAGTGGCGAGTCTTCAGTCCGCCGTCCGGGTTGGCCCACAACCGTTCGAGTGAGACCGACTCGCTCGCCTCGGTGAGCAGTTCGTCCAACTCGTCGATATCCGGAATCCGGGCCGACCGGCTCTCGTACACACCCGGACCGACCCCGTGGGTCAGCGCCCGCTCCTTGATGGCATCGAGCACCCACGTGATCGAACGCGTCGCCACGATCGCCGTCACGTCCGCATCGAGCCGTTCGATGGCGTCGACCACCGACGCCCGGCTCGTGTACGTGAGGTGCGTGTGGATCTGCGTCTCCGGCTTCGCCGCACCCGTCGCCAGACGGAACGCGTCGACCGCCCACTCGAGATACGCCTCGCGGCCGTTCTCGCGCAACGGCAGCAGTTCGCGGATGGCCGGCTCGTCGACCTGGATGATCGCGATGCCCGCCGCCTCCAGGTCGGCGATCTCGTCACGGATCACCAGCGCCAGCTGGTCGGCCGTCTCGTACAGCGGCTGATCCTGGCGGACGAACGACCGCGCGATCATCGTCACCGGACCCGTCAGCATGCCCTTGACCGGCTTGTCCGTCAGTGATTGCGCGTACGCGATCCACTCGACGGTCATCGGCTTCGGCCGCGACACGTCCCCGTAGAGGATCGGGGGACGCGTACACCGCGAACCGTAAGCCTGCACCCAGCCGTTGTGGGTGAAGGCATACCCCTCGAGAAGCTCGGCGAAGTACTGCACCATGTCGTTGCGCTCGTGCTCACCGTGCACCAGGACGTCGAGACCGATGTCCTCCTGCAACCGGATCGTGCTTTCGATCTCCGCCTGGATCCGCTTGTAGTACTCGTCCCACTCCAGGCGCCCCTGCCCCAGCTCGTACCGGGCCCGGCGGATCGCGTCCGTCTGCGGGAACGAACCCAGCGTCGTCGCCGGAACCAGCGGCAGGTTCAGTCGCTCCTGCTGCGCGACCCGTCGCTCCTCGTACGGGGCGCGGATGCGGTCGTCCGGCTTGATCGCGTTGACCCGTGCGCGCACCGCGTGCTTGAGCTTGAAGTGCACCGACGTGGGACGCTTGCGCCACCTGTCGGACGGGCCCTCGGTCAGCGCCTTGGCCAGCGAGACCACCTCGCCGACCTTCTGCTTCGCGAAGGCGAGCCGGTCCGCGACGTCACCCGGGATGTCGTACTCGGACAACACGTCGTACGGCACGTGCAGCAACGACGTCGACGTCGAGACCACGAGATCGGGGACGACGTC from Rhodococcus opacus B4 encodes:
- a CDS encoding glycosyltransferase is translated as MVSANASPLDVPDGADVGEQSIHLAELSAALTREGHDVTVYTRAESVDAPERVTTAGGYTVVHVPVGPARPVPEAEILPLMGTFGSFLKAEWEAERPDIVHAHYWMSGIATQLAARTLGIPVVQTFHALGVVEQRFERADTSSTHNRIHLEQLIARGATRVVATCTDEVFELSHLGLPRSRTSVVPSGVDVTEFTPDGRADEKGKRHRLVMVGRLAPSKGFDTAIEALTHFPDTELVIAGGPAADDVADDPEASRLLTLARESKVRNRVRIVGRVPRNAMPPLLRSADAVVCTPWYEPFGMVPLEAMACGTPVVASAVGGMRDTVVDGITGRLISPRNPVRLAEALRQIFDDDALRTGYGMAGCDRARARYSWDRVATDTLRAYGRCVSAPPRTSRTGAH
- a CDS encoding STAS domain-containing protein, whose protein sequence is MLVGVRGEIDLFSAPGFRDYVCTRISPEGQFILDMSKVDFIGIAGLSVLDTVHATNVRDGRTWAMICGRPVYRLLRAAGQESSYPCFASVDSALGAWHGRTA
- a CDS encoding GAF and ANTAR domain-containing protein, whose protein sequence is MPDEIHLHTLTSDVDADAVTVSLDSVLELLEPEDEFEVVLDTVCRRIVSTFPGAAMAGVTVFLPTGPVTAAATSDDVVALEELQYRFGEGPALDAVRSHVPVRADRATAYERWPAYAASSEPAGVHSYLSVPLPGAEQSAALNLYGLLPHAFHRMDESVLELHVEAASVAVRNARRYGEARNLIEQLRIALRSRSVIDQAKGIVMALRGLDAETAFDVLVTRSQRENVKLRVVAERVVAAVSARTTVHNGL
- a CDS encoding ATP-binding protein, which encodes MAIAKTIEPDQDHTHPVVELRVRATPDQLSVLRALAATVAIHEDFDLDSIADIKLAMDEICTQLIVRATPDALLVCRLQFLDGTLRVDVSSTTTSVDSLGERSFAWHVLNALTDSVDLRQEPDPATAGFVTTMEFTKVKNGLSL
- a CDS encoding RNA polymerase sigma factor SigF, producing the protein MTSHTHSGGHTARWPDEYQDVTALFRQMAALDEDDPRRSRLRDAVVTRCLPLAEHIARRFDGRGEAHDDLVQVARLGLVNSVDRFDVERGSDFVSFAVPTIMGEVRRHFRDTGWAVRVPRRMKELHLALSQAVAELSQSLGHAPTVSELAEHLDLEQEEVAQGLLAGNAYQTVSVDNTSSDRAGELSMVETLGDYDAAMDDVENHETLRPLLQSLPERERTVLMLRFFGNMTQTQIADRVGISQMHVSRLLAKTLASLRDQLGDA
- a CDS encoding NAD(P)-dependent alcohol dehydrogenase, which produces MVTAAAYAVTSADSRFEKTTVQRRELGPLDVLIEIKFAGICHSDIHTARNEWGSTHYPVVPGHEIAGVVSAVGSDVTKHRVGDRVGVGCFVDSCGECDACRTDEEQYCFNRVTGTYNAKGRDGERTQGGYSTHIVVTERFVLSIPDGLELDVAAPLLCAGITLYSPLAHWGAGPGKKVAVIGMGGLGHVGVKIAHAMGADVTVLSQSLGKKDDGLRFGADHYYATSDPDTFTRLRGHFDLIVNTVSVNLDIDAYLSMLAINGTLVELGLPEKPIEVRAFSLAANRRSLAGSMVGGIAQTQEMLDFCAEHGIGAEIEVISADQIDGAYDRVVGSDVRYRFVIDTATI
- the metE gene encoding 5-methyltetrahydropteroyltriglutamate--homocysteine S-methyltransferase, yielding MSSTAAYGSSILGYPRIGPRRELKRALEAYWHGTGTKADLVAVARDLQEETWSELAATGLTQVPGNTFSYYDHVLDNALLFGAVPERFAPLENQLDPLDFYFTLARGRPDFPPLELVRFFGTNYHYRQPELDENTEFSLRSETLLDEFERAKARGIELRPVVLGPVSLLLLSKVGPTSKRHGFSTLDLLDKLLPEYELLFEQLAKAGATCVQLDEPSFTEDRTPEELAALARVYEKLSHAPLRPRILVTGPYGHLGEALAILASTKVEALGLDLVSHRLSADELAAIPGMKRKRIYAGVVDGRNVWRVDRYNTLTYLNTLKDVVPDLVVSTSTSLLHVPYDVLSEYDIPGDVADRLAFAKQKVGEVVSLAKALTEGPSDRWRKRPTSVHFKLKHAVRARVNAIKPDDRIRAPYEERRVAQQERLNLPLVPATTLGSFPQTDAIRRARYELGQGRLEWDEYYKRIQAEIESTIRLQEDIGLDVLVHGEHERNDMVQYFAELLEGYAFTHNGWVQAYGSRCTRPPILYGDVSRPKPMTVEWIAYAQSLTDKPVKGMLTGPVTMIARSFVRQDQPLYETADQLALVIRDEIADLEAAGIAIIQVDEPAIRELLPLRENGREAYLEWAVDAFRLATGAAKPETQIHTHLTYTSRASVVDAIERLDADVTAIVATRSITWVLDAIKERALTHGVGPGVYESRSARIPDIDELDELLTEASESVSLERLWANPDGGLKTRHYWQLEPSLRNLVAAAKRLRRRSEKEESED